A part of Haloarchaeobius sp. HME9146 genomic DNA contains:
- a CDS encoding 30S ribosomal protein S27ae — MARYEYYDEDGNPTKEQCPRCGDTFLGDYGDRKHCGKCSYTEWE, encoded by the coding sequence ATGGCGCGCTACGAATACTACGACGAGGACGGCAACCCGACGAAAGAGCAGTGCCCGCGCTGTGGCGACACGTTCCTCGGCGACTACGGCGACCGCAAGCACTGCGGCAAGTGCTCCTACACCGAGTGGGAATAG
- a CDS encoding 30S ribosomal protein S24e — MDIDIISEEENPMLHRTDVTFEMVHEEATPSRLSVRDSLAAKLNKDADEVVVRKLDTKFGMRKTVGYAKVYDSAERAQEVEQEHMLERNKIVGAEEGEEA, encoded by the coding sequence ATGGACATCGACATCATCTCCGAAGAGGAGAACCCCATGTTGCACCGTACGGACGTTACGTTCGAGATGGTCCACGAGGAAGCGACTCCCTCGCGCCTCTCCGTCCGCGACTCCCTCGCGGCCAAGCTGAACAAGGACGCGGACGAGGTCGTCGTGCGCAAGCTCGACACCAAGTTCGGCATGCGCAAGACCGTCGGCTACGCGAAGGTCTACGACTCCGCCGAGCGCGCACAGGAGGTCGAGCAGGAGCACATGCTCGAGCGAAACAAGATCGTCGGCGCCGAAGAGGGCGAGGAGGCCTAA
- a CDS encoding GTP-dependent dephospho-CoA kinase family protein translates to MPDEARGDDVLLTLPRALRSAFKDPLGPVETDAEILLRDVDGPLVAVGDIVTYHFLQADRRPDVALVDEYTKRDRVDDEIHEVVVDPDVTVSNPAGALTEALVVAIQDGLAADEPTTILVDGEEDLATLPAILAAPVGASVVYGQPDEGMVHVRVTEAIQADIRELVERMDGDHDQFWSLF, encoded by the coding sequence GTGCCCGACGAAGCGCGCGGCGACGACGTCTTGCTCACCCTACCCAGAGCGCTTCGGAGCGCGTTCAAGGACCCACTGGGTCCCGTCGAGACCGATGCAGAGATTCTTCTCCGGGACGTCGACGGCCCGCTCGTGGCCGTCGGCGACATCGTCACCTATCACTTCCTGCAGGCTGACCGCCGACCGGACGTGGCGCTCGTCGACGAGTACACCAAGCGCGACCGCGTCGACGACGAAATACACGAGGTCGTCGTCGACCCCGACGTCACCGTCTCGAACCCGGCGGGCGCGCTGACCGAGGCCCTCGTCGTCGCCATCCAGGACGGGCTGGCGGCCGACGAGCCGACGACCATCCTCGTCGACGGCGAGGAGGACCTCGCCACCTTGCCCGCGATTCTCGCGGCCCCCGTCGGTGCGAGCGTCGTCTACGGCCAGCCCGACGAGGGCATGGTCCACGTCCGCGTCACCGAGGCCATTCAGGCCGACATCCGCGAACTGGTCGAGCGGATGGACGGCGACCACGACCAGTTCTGGTCACTGTTCTGA
- the spt4 gene encoding transcription elongation factor subunit Spt4, with translation MAKNRVVCRDCHRVNEPDLDSCDGCGSTSLTEDWAGYVIIAHPEDSEIAREMEVTEPGKYALKVR, from the coding sequence ATGGCGAAGAACCGAGTCGTCTGTCGAGACTGTCACCGGGTGAACGAGCCCGACCTCGACTCGTGTGACGGCTGTGGCTCCACCTCGCTGACCGAGGACTGGGCCGGCTACGTCATCATCGCCCACCCCGAGGACTCCGAGATCGCCCGCGAGATGGAGGTCACGGAGCCGGGCAAGTACGCCCTCAAAGTCAGATAA
- a CDS encoding DNA-directed RNA polymerase, with translation MYKRVRLKDTVEVPPEELGDVSPELVKKLLQDKLEGRMDEDVGSVVSVTKVHDIGEGAVLPNRPGVYYEADFDAVTFDPQMQEVVDGTVVEVVEFGAFVGIGPVDGLLHVSQISDEYLAFDPENQQLASNESNRTLGVDDAVRTRIVTKSIDERNPRDSKIGLTAKQPGLGKHGWLEDERNSREAQAGD, from the coding sequence ATGTACAAGCGCGTCAGGCTCAAAGACACGGTCGAGGTGCCGCCGGAGGAACTCGGGGACGTCTCCCCGGAACTCGTGAAGAAACTGCTGCAGGACAAGCTCGAAGGACGGATGGACGAGGACGTGGGCAGCGTCGTCTCTGTCACGAAGGTCCACGACATCGGTGAGGGCGCGGTCCTCCCGAACCGTCCGGGCGTCTACTACGAGGCGGACTTCGACGCCGTCACGTTCGACCCGCAGATGCAGGAGGTCGTCGACGGGACGGTCGTCGAGGTCGTCGAGTTCGGTGCCTTCGTCGGCATCGGCCCCGTGGACGGACTGCTCCACGTCTCCCAGATCTCCGACGAGTACCTCGCGTTCGACCCGGAGAACCAGCAACTCGCCTCGAACGAGTCCAACCGCACGCTCGGCGTCGACGACGCCGTCCGCACGCGCATCGTCACCAAGAGCATCGACGAGCGCAACCCGCGGGACTCCAAGATCGGGCTCACGGCGAAACAGCCCGGCCTCGGCAAGCACGGGTGGCTCGAGGACGAGCGCAACAGTCGCGAAGCGCAGGCGGGTGATTAG